The following are encoded in a window of Halorarum salinum genomic DNA:
- a CDS encoding anion permease yields MASLGAPLAVSPPILLVTVSVAASFAFMRPVATPPNGVVFGSRCLSIPRPARVGFWVNLLGIAFLTLMTRAWVPVVRSL; encoded by the coding sequence ATGGCGAGCCTCGGCGCGCCGCTCGCGGTGTCGCCGCCGATCCTCCTGGTTACCGTCTCCGTGGCCGCCTCGTTCGCGTTCATGCGCCCGGTCGCGACGCCGCCGAACGGCGTAGTGTTCGGCAGCAGGTGCCTCTCCATCCCGCGGCCGGCCCGGGTCGGCTTCTGGGTGAACCTGCTCGGCATCGCGTTCCTGACGCTGATGACGCGCGCGTGGGTCCCGGTCGTCCGGAGTCTGTGA
- a CDS encoding DUF6789 family protein encodes MDPVRSSLGGGIVAAVVLLVLLLAADQVLVGADLFVFATFTSLCAVGGEPYCALGSGTETLLTYLWFFALFALGWPLLFGGFTWGLPGESGSTHGAVFGLILWVGFVAAVLYGFERGEPTFAEDALFFAVTLLAYLVYGLVLGGTYDYLAGHRTFLSEEVPA; translated from the coding sequence ATGGACCCGGTCCGGAGTAGCCTCGGTGGCGGGATCGTCGCGGCCGTCGTACTGCTCGTCCTCCTGCTGGCCGCGGATCAGGTTCTCGTCGGTGCGGACCTCTTCGTGTTCGCGACCTTCACGAGCCTGTGTGCCGTCGGCGGGGAGCCGTACTGTGCACTCGGCAGCGGCACGGAAACGCTTCTGACGTACCTCTGGTTCTTCGCCCTGTTCGCGCTCGGGTGGCCGCTCCTCTTCGGTGGCTTCACCTGGGGGCTCCCCGGCGAGTCGGGTTCGACCCACGGCGCGGTGTTCGGTCTCATCCTGTGGGTCGGCTTCGTCGCCGCCGTCCTCTACGGGTTCGAGAGAGGGGAGCCGACGTTCGCGGAGGACGCCCTGTTCTTCGCCGTCACGCTGCTCGCGTACCTGGTCTACGGACTCGTCCTCGGCGGGACGTACGACTACCTCGCCGGACACCGCACCTTCCTCTCGGAGGAGGTGCCCGCGTAG
- a CDS encoding ZIP family metal transporter, with product MSRPDFGLAARLRRRARHRRRVSPERSARPGHDAGDRVTRGPQELGDFGVLVYGGFERRRALVLNYPTRASVVLGGVAGYVLDDVVTGLPTVLLPFAAGNFIDIASSDPTPEIKHETDVRRSSLYFLAFLVGIGFMLAIRLLPGTTE from the coding sequence GTGTCTCGTCCTGATTTCGGACTCGCTGCACGACTTCGTCGACGGGCTCGTCATCGCCGGCGCGTTTCTCCTGAACGTTCAGCTCGGCCTGGCCACGACGCTGGCGATCGCGTTACACGAGGTCCGCAGGAACTCGGGGACTTCGGCGTCCTCGTCTACGGCGGGTTCGAGCGGCGCCGCGCGCTCGTCCTCAACTACCCCACGCGGGCGTCCGTCGTCCTCGGCGGGGTAGCTGGCTACGTCCTCGACGACGTCGTCACCGGCCTGCCGACGGTCCTCCTCCCGTTCGCCGCGGGCAACTTCATCGACATCGCCAGTTCCGATCCGACCCCCGAGATCAAACACGAGACGGACGTCCGTCGCTCGAGCCTCTACTTCCTCGCGTTCCTCGTCGGCATCGGGTTCATGCTCGCCATTCGGCTGTTGCCCGGAACGACGGAATGA
- the rtcA gene encoding RNA 3'-terminal phosphate cyclase produces the protein MSTEGMIEIDGTAGGGQLLRTALSLSTVTGTPFRIEDVRATRPEPGLRAQHLAAVRLVADLCEAAVEGAELGSDSLTFRPGDGRRTSLRADVGTAGSVTLLFDTVLPVAATMDDAFLVTATGGTDVKWAPTIEYYRRVKLPLLADAGVDAAVDLARTGFYPAGGGEATLRTTPASPAPIELEARGALERVEVYSKAAESLEERRVADRQADHARDRLEDAGVPTEVASVEYVPARSPGSSLLLRGVYERSLAGFDALGERGRTSEAVADGAVREFTAFHAGDAPVDPYMADQVMVFLALAGGRVRVPTVTAHVRANLDLLDAFGSDLRLVRRGDGTATLTASAHPAVR, from the coding sequence GTGTCGACCGAAGGGATGATCGAGATCGACGGGACGGCGGGGGGCGGACAGTTGCTGCGGACGGCGCTGAGCCTCTCGACGGTCACCGGCACGCCGTTCCGGATCGAGGACGTCCGCGCGACCCGCCCGGAACCCGGCCTCCGGGCACAGCATCTCGCGGCGGTCCGCCTCGTCGCCGACCTGTGTGAGGCGGCGGTCGAGGGCGCCGAACTCGGCTCCGACTCGCTGACCTTCCGTCCGGGGGACGGCCGGCGGACGTCGCTTCGGGCGGACGTCGGCACGGCGGGAAGCGTCACGCTCCTGTTCGACACCGTCCTGCCCGTCGCGGCCACCATGGACGACGCCTTCCTGGTGACCGCGACGGGCGGTACCGACGTGAAGTGGGCGCCGACGATCGAGTACTACCGGCGGGTGAAACTCCCGCTGCTCGCCGACGCCGGGGTCGACGCCGCCGTCGACCTCGCTCGGACCGGGTTCTACCCCGCCGGCGGGGGCGAGGCGACGTTGCGGACGACGCCGGCGTCGCCGGCGCCGATCGAACTCGAGGCGCGCGGCGCCCTGGAGCGGGTCGAGGTGTACTCGAAGGCCGCCGAGTCCCTCGAGGAGCGCCGCGTCGCGGACCGGCAGGCGGACCACGCCCGGGACCGACTCGAGGACGCCGGGGTTCCGACCGAGGTGGCGAGCGTCGAGTACGTCCCGGCACGCTCGCCGGGATCGTCGCTCCTGCTGCGGGGCGTCTACGAGCGGTCGCTCGCGGGGTTCGACGCGCTCGGCGAGCGGGGGCGCACGTCCGAGGCGGTCGCGGACGGCGCCGTCCGGGAGTTCACGGCGTTCCACGCGGGCGACGCGCCGGTCGACCCGTACATGGCCGACCAGGTGATGGTGTTCCTCGCGCTCGCCGGGGGACGCGTCCGGGTTCCCACCGTCACGGCACACGTCCGGGCGAACCTGGATCTCCTCGACGCGTTCGGCAGCGACCTGCGTCTCGTCCGGCGGGGGGACGGGACGGCCACCCTGACGGCGTCGGCGCATCCGGCGGTCCGGTGA
- a CDS encoding RtcB family protein, with the protein MTEGTQLAEVAENVYEIPRRDDMRVPARVYGSASLIEEMRAEGDLTLSQIRNVATLPGIRKFALVLPDGHQGYGFPIGGVAAVDLEDGVISPGGIGFDVNCGVRVLRTDLTADDVDGSEADLADLLYEAIPTGLGKGGYLDTDLGDVREILERGLGWMHENGYATEADLAHCEENGRLPGDAGKVPAEALTRGVNQVGSLGSGNHFLEVQRVAELHDAKTAAAYGLREDQVVVMIHSGSRGLGHQTCTEYVRKFERGYPGIADSLPDRQLIYAPLGERLADDYWAAMNAAANFAWANRQAMTHAVRAVLGDRFGDPAVELLYDVCHNIAKRERHAVDGGQTEVLVHRKGATRAFPAGRPEVPAAYREVGQPVLIPGSMGTNSYVLAGGPRSLDLTFGSTAHGAGRVMSRTRAKSEYSAGELRRTLRGEGIYVRARSGGTLTEEAPGAYKDVDEVIRVSDALGIGTRVARLRPMATIKG; encoded by the coding sequence ATGACAGAAGGGACCCAACTCGCGGAAGTCGCGGAGAACGTCTACGAAATCCCGAGACGGGACGACATGCGCGTCCCGGCGCGGGTATACGGATCGGCCTCGTTGATCGAGGAGATGCGGGCCGAGGGCGATCTGACGCTCTCGCAGATCCGGAACGTCGCCACGCTGCCGGGAATCCGGAAGTTCGCGCTCGTCCTGCCCGACGGCCACCAGGGCTACGGGTTCCCCATCGGCGGCGTCGCCGCGGTCGACCTCGAGGACGGGGTGATCAGCCCGGGCGGGATCGGCTTCGACGTCAACTGCGGCGTCCGGGTGCTCCGGACCGACCTGACCGCCGACGACGTCGACGGGAGCGAGGCCGACCTCGCCGATCTGCTCTACGAGGCGATCCCGACCGGGCTCGGGAAGGGGGGATACCTCGACACCGACCTGGGGGACGTGCGGGAGATCCTCGAACGGGGACTCGGCTGGATGCACGAGAACGGGTACGCGACCGAGGCGGACCTCGCGCACTGCGAGGAGAACGGCCGACTGCCCGGCGACGCGGGCAAGGTCCCCGCGGAGGCGCTCACGCGCGGCGTGAACCAGGTCGGCTCGCTGGGGTCGGGCAACCACTTCCTCGAGGTGCAGCGGGTGGCGGAGCTCCACGACGCCAAGACGGCGGCGGCCTACGGCCTGCGGGAGGACCAGGTCGTCGTCATGATCCACTCGGGCTCGCGCGGCCTCGGCCACCAGACGTGTACCGAGTACGTCCGCAAGTTCGAACGGGGCTACCCCGGAATCGCCGACTCGCTCCCCGACAGACAGCTCATCTACGCGCCGCTGGGCGAGCGACTGGCCGACGACTACTGGGCGGCGATGAACGCGGCGGCCAACTTCGCGTGGGCGAACCGCCAGGCGATGACCCACGCCGTCCGGGCCGTCCTCGGCGACCGGTTCGGGGACCCCGCCGTCGAGTTGCTCTACGACGTGTGCCACAACATCGCCAAGCGGGAGCGACACGCCGTCGACGGCGGGCAGACGGAGGTGCTCGTCCACCGAAAGGGGGCGACGCGGGCGTTCCCGGCCGGCCGGCCGGAGGTCCCGGCGGCGTACCGGGAGGTGGGCCAGCCCGTCCTCATCCCCGGGAGCATGGGGACGAACTCGTACGTCCTCGCCGGGGGCCCGCGCTCGCTCGACCTGACGTTCGGCTCCACGGCTCACGGCGCCGGTCGGGTGATGTCACGGACGCGGGCGAAGTCGGAGTACTCCGCCGGCGAACTCCGGCGGACCCTCCGGGGGGAGGGGATCTACGTGAGGGCACGCTCGGGCGGTACGCTGACGGAGGAGGCCCCGGGCGCGTACAAGGACGTCGACGAGGTCATCCGCGTGAGCGACGCGCTCGGGATCGGAACGAGGGTCGCCCGGCTGCGCCCGATGGCGACGATCAAGGGGTGA
- a CDS encoding nicotinate phosphoribosyltransferase: MTQPTFGSVSAEELALFTDLYELRMMQGYLESGHDPTVTFDLFFRSLPPDRGYVVAAGLEQAIAYLETLSFDDGALSYLADLGFPGAFLASLDRFEFTGDVRALPEGTVAFPNEPLVEVTAPISEAQLFETALINQVGFGSLIATKAARMREAVAASGDDQSLVDFGSRRAHGIDAGLKAARAAYVGGFTGTSNVAAGRAFDLPVFGTMAHSWVQSFPTEREAFEAFVEVYGEDSVLLVDTYDTVGGARTAMAVSEEMGVDVAGVRLDSGDLVELSREVAKVVEDAGIFVSSGMDEYGIEAFLADGGVATGFGPGTALVTSEDAPSLDAVYKLAAVERDGESRPSTKLSPGKVTYPGRKSVRRVERDGRFRRDVLALRGEDVEGDELLVDVFEDGSLVYSPPPLAEIRDRTRGQVTALPRGTRRLRDPEAYPVEISDGLRSTTEAVRADLSARYREDR, from the coding sequence ATGACGCAGCCGACGTTCGGGAGCGTATCGGCCGAGGAGCTGGCGCTCTTCACCGACCTGTACGAGTTGCGGATGATGCAGGGGTACCTCGAGTCCGGCCACGACCCCACCGTGACGTTCGACCTCTTCTTCAGGTCGCTCCCGCCGGACCGGGGGTACGTCGTCGCCGCGGGGCTCGAACAGGCCATCGCCTACCTCGAGACGCTGTCGTTCGACGACGGGGCGCTCTCGTACCTCGCGGACCTCGGCTTCCCCGGGGCGTTCCTGGCCTCCCTCGACCGGTTCGAGTTCACGGGGGACGTCCGCGCGCTGCCCGAGGGGACCGTCGCGTTCCCGAACGAGCCGCTCGTGGAGGTGACCGCGCCGATCTCCGAGGCGCAGCTGTTCGAGACCGCCCTGATAAACCAGGTCGGGTTCGGGAGCCTGATCGCCACGAAGGCCGCACGGATGCGCGAGGCGGTCGCGGCGTCCGGCGACGACCAGTCGCTCGTGGACTTCGGCTCCCGCCGGGCCCACGGGATCGACGCCGGGTTGAAGGCGGCGCGCGCGGCGTACGTCGGCGGGTTCACGGGCACCTCGAACGTCGCCGCCGGCCGGGCCTTCGACCTCCCCGTGTTCGGGACGATGGCCCACTCCTGGGTGCAGAGCTTCCCGACCGAACGCGAGGCGTTCGAGGCGTTCGTCGAGGTGTACGGCGAGGACTCGGTCCTGCTCGTGGACACCTACGACACCGTCGGCGGCGCGCGAACGGCGATGGCGGTCTCCGAGGAGATGGGCGTCGACGTCGCCGGCGTCCGGCTGGACTCCGGTGACCTCGTCGAACTCTCCAGGGAGGTGGCGAAAGTGGTCGAGGACGCGGGGATCTTCGTCAGCTCCGGGATGGACGAGTACGGTATCGAAGCGTTCCTCGCGGACGGGGGCGTCGCCACCGGCTTCGGGCCCGGGACCGCGCTCGTCACGAGCGAGGACGCGCCGTCGCTCGATGCGGTGTACAAGCTCGCGGCGGTCGAGCGGGACGGCGAATCCCGGCCGAGCACGAAGCTCTCGCCCGGCAAGGTGACCTACCCCGGCCGAAAGAGCGTCCGTCGGGTCGAGCGGGACGGCCGGTTCCGGCGCGACGTGCTGGCGCTCCGCGGGGAGGACGTGGAGGGGGACGAACTGCTCGTCGACGTGTTCGAGGACGGGTCGCTCGTGTACTCGCCCCCGCCGCTCGCGGAGATCCGGGACCGGACGCGTGGCCAGGTGACGGCGCTTCCGCGTGGGACCCGCAGGCTCCGGGACCCCGAGGCGTACCCGGTCGAGATCAGCGACGGCCTCCGGTCGACGACCGAGGCGGTTCGGGCGGACCTGTCGGCTCGATACCGAGAGGACCGGTAG
- a CDS encoding Hsp20/alpha crystallin family protein has translation MSARSNPFEELERFFERMNRQFEETSRMWGEEGPLGRWSSEAESMAMDLAEHDDEFVVTVDLPGFEGDDVDIEVTDHTLRIEAEHEERVDEEEERYLRHERRHETARRSIRLPDEVDTEGVTARMKNGVLTVTLPKREAEEAHSVDVEVE, from the coding sequence ATGAGTGCACGCAGCAACCCGTTCGAGGAGCTCGAGCGATTCTTCGAGCGCATGAACCGGCAGTTCGAGGAGACGAGCAGGATGTGGGGGGAGGAAGGCCCCCTCGGCCGGTGGTCCTCGGAGGCCGAATCGATGGCGATGGACCTCGCCGAGCACGACGACGAGTTCGTCGTGACCGTCGACCTGCCCGGCTTCGAGGGCGACGACGTCGACATCGAGGTCACGGACCACACGCTCCGGATCGAGGCCGAACACGAGGAGCGCGTCGACGAGGAGGAGGAACGGTACCTCAGACACGAGCGGCGCCACGAGACCGCCCGGCGGTCGATCCGGCTCCCCGACGAGGTCGACACGGAGGGCGTGACCGCCCGGATGAAGAACGGGGTGTTGACCGTCACCCTCCCGAAACGCGAGGCCGAGGAGGCCCACAGCGTCGACGTCGAGGTCGAGTGA
- a CDS encoding archease — translation MSYELMEHPADVGFRTTGGTLDEAFAEVVRAVSDLVGANPTGRPSVAREVDLEARNREALLFDFLDRLILFQDVEDVAVTHADPLVIEESGSGYRLSATVHATPIPSEEPLLDLKAPTYSGMRIERDDDGRGGDWTIEAVLDV, via the coding sequence ATGAGCTACGAACTCATGGAACACCCCGCCGACGTCGGATTCCGGACGACCGGCGGGACGCTCGACGAGGCGTTCGCCGAGGTCGTCAGGGCCGTCTCCGACCTCGTCGGCGCGAACCCGACGGGCCGGCCGTCGGTGGCGCGGGAGGTCGACCTGGAGGCGCGGAACCGCGAGGCGCTCCTCTTCGATTTCCTGGACCGGTTGATCCTGTTCCAGGACGTCGAGGACGTCGCCGTGACCCACGCGGACCCCCTCGTGATCGAGGAGAGCGGGAGCGGCTACCGCCTGTCGGCGACCGTCCACGCGACCCCAATCCCGTCGGAGGAGCCCCTGCTGGACCTCAAGGCGCCGACCTACAGCGGGATGCGGATCGAGCGGGACGACGACGGGAGGGGTGGCGACTGGACGATCGAGGCGGTCCTGGACGTGTGA
- a CDS encoding secondary thiamine-phosphate synthase enzyme YjbQ, translating to MAIEARTDERVDVVDVTSKVAGAVPADVERGARTAFVRHTTAGIVVNERERRLLSDIERTLELLVPRGEGYDHDAVDDNADAHLHAMLLGGSVSIPVVDGELALGTWQSVLLVECDGPRTRSLEVTTTPA from the coding sequence ATGGCCATCGAGGCGCGCACCGACGAACGCGTCGACGTGGTCGACGTCACGTCGAAGGTCGCCGGGGCGGTCCCCGCGGACGTCGAGCGCGGCGCCCGCACCGCCTTCGTCCGACACACGACCGCGGGGATCGTCGTCAACGAACGCGAGCGTCGGCTGCTCTCCGATATCGAGCGAACGCTCGAGCTGCTCGTCCCTCGCGGCGAGGGGTACGACCACGACGCGGTCGACGACAACGCGGACGCCCACCTGCACGCGATGCTTCTCGGTGGGAGCGTCTCGATCCCGGTCGTCGACGGCGAACTCGCCCTCGGGACGTGGCAGTCCGTCCTCCTCGTCGAGTGTGACGGGCCGCGAACCCGGTCGCTCGAGGTGACGACCACGCCCGCGTGA
- a CDS encoding CBS domain-containing protein produces MNIRDIVSTEFETLDGDARASELEGTLRETGAKAVVVTEDGEYEGVVTPARLNSAHLDPDAKVRGLVWHVGKVDVDDDVRRVARLMVGSNATVLPVFDGDDLRGVITAEALLAEVQPYLRVLSVEDVYSGELVSISPETTLGEVLHTLRERRITHLPVVEGSEAVGIVSIYDVLEFTTREMQRGQGGSPAREVQTGGGRSHGGFGERAGDLDRMLELPAEDVMTTPVETTTPDERLDAAVGTMLDAGISSLVVTVGDDPDGIVTVTDVLRSLTWTDDARLPVQITNVDLLDDINREGVSELIEDVTRKYGDLSVLEANVYLHEHDETLRGTPLIMARIRLFTDRGHFVGTGEGYGASHALHLARNVLERSLLKGKEYGRTKKHPPEEEWSKVFGWWLTGSTRRR; encoded by the coding sequence ATGAACATCAGAGACATCGTCTCGACGGAGTTCGAGACGCTCGACGGTGACGCGCGCGCGTCGGAACTGGAGGGCACCCTCCGCGAGACGGGGGCCAAGGCCGTGGTCGTCACCGAGGACGGCGAGTACGAGGGGGTCGTCACGCCCGCCCGGTTGAACTCCGCGCATCTGGACCCGGACGCGAAGGTGCGCGGACTGGTCTGGCACGTCGGGAAGGTCGACGTCGACGACGACGTGCGGCGGGTCGCGCGGCTGATGGTGGGGAGCAACGCGACGGTGTTACCCGTGTTCGACGGCGACGACCTGCGCGGCGTGATCACCGCCGAGGCGTTGCTCGCGGAGGTCCAGCCGTACCTCCGGGTGCTCTCGGTCGAGGACGTCTACTCGGGCGAACTCGTCTCGATCTCCCCGGAGACGACGCTGGGCGAGGTGCTGCACACGCTCCGGGAACGGCGCATCACGCACCTCCCCGTCGTCGAGGGGAGCGAGGCCGTGGGGATCGTCAGCATCTACGACGTCCTCGAGTTCACGACCCGGGAGATGCAGCGGGGACAGGGCGGCTCGCCCGCCCGCGAAGTGCAGACCGGCGGCGGCCGATCACACGGCGGGTTCGGCGAGCGAGCCGGCGACCTCGACCGGATGCTGGAGCTCCCCGCGGAGGACGTGATGACGACGCCGGTCGAGACGACGACCCCCGACGAGCGACTCGACGCGGCCGTCGGGACGATGCTGGACGCGGGAATCTCGTCGCTGGTCGTCACCGTCGGGGACGACCCGGACGGCATCGTCACCGTGACCGACGTCCTCCGGTCGCTCACGTGGACCGACGACGCGCGCCTCCCCGTCCAGATCACGAACGTCGACCTCCTGGACGACATCAACCGGGAGGGGGTCTCCGAACTGATCGAGGACGTCACCCGCAAGTACGGCGACCTGAGCGTCCTCGAGGCGAACGTCTACCTCCACGAGCACGACGAGACGCTCCGCGGGACGCCGCTCATCATGGCGCGCATCCGCCTGTTCACCGATCGGGGCCACTTCGTCGGGACGGGGGAGGGGTACGGCGCGAGCCACGCGTTACACCTCGCCCGCAACGTCCTCGAGCGGTCGCTCCTCAAGGGCAAGGAGTACGGCCGCACCAAGAAACATCCCCCCGAGGAGGAGTGGTCGAAGGTGTTCGGCTGGTGGCTGACCGGGTCGACGCGTCGGCGGTAG
- a CDS encoding PEP/pyruvate-binding domain-containing protein produces MPDPVLPLGDPVASEPSVSGGKGATLARLLALDLPVPDGVVVTTEAYRDLVDDAGIETLFEDLDEAIGSGEDDAQFEVAAELRDAIRSRPLPSDVVDALDRSLPDGPYAVRSSATSEDLPEASFAGQYDTHVGVERGEELHATVLGCMASLFTDRAVAYRARNGVPTATVRMAVVVQRLVEPDVSGILFSADPISGNRTVSVVDAGPGRGEAQVSGRTTADSIRYDRRREEVVDYRVGEGRTERVLGEDDVRALAAVGARIEDALGAPQDVEWAMRDGELYVLQARPITALFPVPEPRAAEGRTQVYYSVGHRQGMPDAMPPLVLDGWRDLTERVGRTFGLSRRVAATAGGRLYVDLTAYLRDPRLRERVLANFHLVDDPAGDALGTLLAKREEDFPLRDPTPLGYLRALRPTVRVLRAAWPILRSLPRALLVEDPAGTSDRVRAAYETASEGAVARIRSRDTTAERLAAANDELVGSLGWLLEPFYPPFLAGMLAGRLLRRLFPDRREEVDALALGIRNDVVYRMTMELGDLADVARGSPAVAAAVRDGASLADLESVDGSGPFLEEFDGFLDEYGFRAVGEIDWSRPRYREDPRPLLNVVGGYLETGGTGEHRRTAERLKTRAREAERTLVREAGPLTRPLVKRLAAVHRNAIGIREHPKFWFARLLAELRERTLAAGEELASSGALPDAEAVWLLTADELRAGIEDPRTLVGVDIARRRRDFERFERLDAPRVVTSDGEVPRPGPAGAESEATLSGTGAAPGVVEGVVRVVTDPGAERLDRGEVLVAPYTDPGWTPLFLNAAAVVTEVGGRLTHGSLVAREYGIPAVVAVADATTRLHTGDRVRVDGGRGVVEVLEEASAGAELAGAARRKKSPRDG; encoded by the coding sequence ATGCCCGACCCAGTTCTCCCCCTCGGCGACCCGGTGGCGTCGGAACCGTCGGTCAGCGGCGGCAAGGGGGCGACGCTCGCACGGTTGCTCGCGCTCGACCTGCCGGTCCCGGACGGCGTCGTCGTCACGACCGAGGCGTACCGCGACCTCGTCGACGACGCCGGTATCGAGACGCTGTTCGAGGACCTCGACGAGGCGATCGGGAGCGGCGAGGACGACGCCCAGTTCGAGGTCGCGGCGGAGCTTCGGGACGCGATCCGCTCGCGGCCGCTCCCGTCGGACGTGGTCGACGCGCTCGACCGGTCGCTCCCGGACGGTCCCTACGCCGTCCGGTCGTCGGCGACGAGCGAGGACCTCCCCGAGGCCTCGTTCGCCGGCCAGTACGATACCCACGTGGGCGTCGAGCGCGGGGAGGAGCTCCACGCCACGGTCCTGGGGTGCATGGCGAGTCTCTTTACCGACCGCGCGGTCGCGTATCGCGCGCGGAACGGCGTCCCGACGGCGACCGTTCGGATGGCGGTGGTCGTCCAGCGGCTGGTCGAGCCCGACGTCTCGGGCATCCTCTTTTCGGCCGACCCGATCTCCGGGAATCGGACCGTGTCGGTCGTCGACGCCGGCCCCGGCCGGGGCGAGGCGCAGGTGTCGGGGCGGACGACGGCCGACTCCATTCGGTACGACCGTCGGCGGGAGGAGGTCGTCGACTACCGGGTCGGAGAGGGGCGAACCGAGCGCGTCCTCGGCGAGGACGACGTGCGCGCGCTCGCCGCCGTCGGTGCGCGAATCGAGGACGCGCTCGGGGCACCACAGGACGTCGAGTGGGCGATGCGGGACGGGGAGCTGTACGTCCTCCAGGCGCGGCCGATCACGGCGCTGTTTCCGGTACCGGAGCCACGAGCGGCCGAGGGGCGAACGCAGGTCTACTACAGCGTCGGACACCGGCAGGGGATGCCCGACGCGATGCCGCCGCTCGTCCTCGACGGCTGGCGGGACCTGACCGAACGCGTCGGGCGGACGTTCGGCCTCTCCCGGCGGGTCGCGGCGACCGCCGGCGGCCGACTCTACGTCGACCTGACGGCCTACCTGCGCGACCCGCGGCTTCGGGAGCGCGTCCTCGCCAACTTCCACCTGGTCGACGACCCCGCCGGCGACGCGCTCGGGACGCTGCTCGCGAAGCGGGAAGAGGACTTCCCCCTCCGGGATCCCACCCCGCTTGGGTACCTTCGGGCGTTGCGGCCGACGGTCCGCGTCCTGCGTGCCGCCTGGCCGATCCTCCGCTCGCTCCCACGTGCGTTGCTGGTCGAGGACCCGGCGGGGACCTCGGACCGGGTCCGAGCGGCCTACGAGACGGCCAGCGAGGGCGCCGTCGCACGCATCCGCTCGCGGGACACGACGGCCGAACGCCTGGCGGCCGCGAACGACGAACTCGTCGGGTCCCTGGGCTGGCTCCTCGAACCGTTCTATCCGCCGTTCCTCGCCGGGATGCTGGCCGGCCGTCTCCTCCGGCGACTGTTCCCGGACCGCCGGGAGGAGGTCGACGCCCTGGCGCTCGGAATCCGGAACGACGTGGTGTACCGGATGACGATGGAACTGGGCGACCTGGCCGACGTGGCCCGCGGTTCGCCCGCCGTCGCGGCCGCCGTTCGGGACGGGGCGTCGCTCGCCGACCTCGAGTCGGTCGACGGCTCCGGCCCGTTCCTCGAGGAGTTCGACGGGTTCCTCGACGAGTACGGGTTCCGTGCCGTGGGGGAGATCGACTGGAGCAGGCCCCGGTATCGGGAGGACCCCCGGCCGCTGTTGAACGTCGTCGGGGGCTACCTCGAGACGGGCGGCACGGGCGAGCACCGTCGGACCGCGGAGCGGCTGAAGACCCGCGCCCGCGAGGCGGAGCGAACCCTCGTCCGGGAGGCCGGGCCTCTGACGCGGCCCCTCGTGAAGCGGCTGGCGGCCGTCCACCGGAACGCCATCGGCATCAGGGAGCACCCGAAATTCTGGTTCGCGCGGCTCCTGGCGGAGCTCCGCGAACGGACGCTCGCCGCCGGCGAGGAACTTGCTTCGAGCGGGGCGCTCCCCGACGCGGAGGCCGTCTGGTTGCTCACGGCCGACGAGCTGCGGGCTGGGATCGAGGACCCGCGGACGCTCGTGGGGGTCGACATCGCGCGGCGGCGGCGCGACTTCGAGCGGTTCGAGCGGCTCGACGCCCCGAGAGTCGTCACGAGCGACGGCGAGGTACCCCGCCCCGGTCCCGCCGGGGCGGAGTCCGAGGCGACGCTGTCCGGGACCGGCGCCGCCCCCGGCGTGGTCGAGGGCGTCGTCCGCGTCGTCACCGACCCGGGGGCGGAGCGGCTCGACCGCGGCGAGGTCCTCGTCGCCCCGTACACCGACCCGGGGTGGACGCCGCTGTTCCTGAACGCGGCGGCCGTCGTCACGGAGGTCGGGGGGCGGCTCACGCACGGGTCGCTGGTCGCCCGCGAGTACGGCATCCCCGCCGTTGTCGCCGTCGCGGACGCGACGACGCGGCTCCACACCGGGGATCGCGTCCGGGTGGACGGCGGCCGCGGCGTCGTTGAGGTGCTCGAGGAGGCGTCGGCCGGGGCGGAACTCGCGGGGGCGGCCCGCCGGAAGAAATCACCCCGCGACGGGTAG